A window of the Natronomonas salina genome harbors these coding sequences:
- a CDS encoding DUF7344 domain-containing protein, with the protein MSLHSSPEESLAVNDLLDTLSHHVRREVVHHFEQTTTDATATLDELIRYIEPRVELATREELEVSLPHSHLPYLEARGWLEFDQRNEDIQYYGHDDGEEYLGELTSVFTN; encoded by the coding sequence ATGTCTCTCCACAGTTCACCTGAAGAATCCCTGGCGGTGAACGATCTGTTGGATACGCTCTCTCATCACGTCCGGCGGGAGGTGGTACACCACTTCGAGCAAACGACTACCGACGCGACAGCGACACTCGACGAGCTCATCAGGTACATCGAACCGAGGGTCGAGTTGGCCACTCGAGAGGAACTCGAAGTTTCACTGCCGCACTCCCACCTGCCGTATCTCGAAGCGCGAGGCTGGCTCGAGTTCGATCAGCGGAATGAAGATATCCAGTACTACGGCCACGACGATGGCGAGGAATACCTTGGCGAGCTCACCTCGGTTTTTACCAACTGA
- a CDS encoding HTH domain-containing protein translates to MERHPTDPATVEVYVRSLSPNEMPQQQALFEQLNRLSTRGIIDYWTVHVVGKEVCPETATETRPGRIICDRIQQFKAWAEQNDMSFGKFFEQRPVTSQMTGEEYETMVLPSVTLAEFDEEGTLQFVTPSFEGETHYTPATRLEELADGRGEESEFAVNSH, encoded by the coding sequence ATGGAACGACACCCGACTGACCCAGCCACCGTTGAGGTGTACGTCCGATCGCTCTCACCGAACGAGATGCCTCAACAGCAAGCTCTCTTCGAGCAACTCAATAGACTCTCTACGAGGGGGATAATTGACTACTGGACCGTTCACGTCGTCGGGAAGGAAGTGTGTCCAGAGACCGCAACAGAGACTCGACCGGGTCGAATCATCTGCGACCGTATCCAGCAGTTCAAAGCTTGGGCTGAACAGAACGATATGTCCTTCGGGAAGTTCTTCGAACAACGACCCGTCACGTCTCAGATGACTGGCGAGGAATACGAAACGATGGTCCTCCCGTCGGTCACGCTGGCTGAGTTTGACGAAGAAGGTACTCTCCAGTTCGTTACGCCTAGTTTCGAGGGGGAGACACACTACACGCCAGCGACTCGGTTGGAGGAATTAGCCGATGGACGAGGGGAGGAGTCCGAATTCGCCGTGAATTCTCACTGA
- a CDS encoding sensor histidine kinase, translated as MLNRDGFYQHVPLLVSLTGFLLLVWSFVDPVYLLAISSPDVYRLQYLIGYVTIVPSCLFMIGYGRWLPETEISEEYNATIGLFGIAGGAGFLVFNGFLMLFFPTDSIWIITNWARWALSLGLAVGLVIGVLYVRGLSESLSAERHSLRAEHIEKQRELVDHMNGILRHEVLNSAQIIRGNAQLLMESEANVDPADERLNRIYREGEELADVIGEVRGLLNTVEGGQALQPIRLTDVINHEVEKLKSTYPEVTVKTTIPDEMFIEGDDLVGRVVGNLLRNAVMHNSADRPQVRIDGEITDEETVVSISDNGDGIPEHQFDTLFERPQVGTHGLGMYLVKALMDSYGGTVELVTTGRDGTTIEVAFPPVESPGSP; from the coding sequence ATGCTCAATCGAGACGGATTCTACCAACACGTTCCACTACTGGTCTCTCTAACCGGATTTCTCCTCCTCGTGTGGTCGTTCGTTGATCCGGTATACCTTCTCGCGATATCGTCACCGGACGTTTACCGCCTTCAATACCTCATCGGGTACGTTACTATCGTCCCGTCCTGTCTCTTCATGATCGGCTACGGTCGGTGGCTCCCCGAAACGGAAATCTCCGAGGAGTATAACGCTACCATCGGATTGTTCGGAATCGCTGGAGGCGCCGGATTCCTCGTCTTCAACGGCTTCCTCATGCTGTTCTTCCCGACAGACTCCATCTGGATCATCACGAACTGGGCGCGCTGGGCCCTCTCACTCGGATTGGCCGTCGGCCTCGTCATCGGTGTGTTGTACGTACGTGGGCTGTCGGAATCACTCTCAGCAGAGCGTCACTCACTTCGAGCAGAACACATCGAGAAACAGCGTGAGCTCGTCGACCACATGAACGGCATCCTCCGCCACGAGGTCCTCAATTCAGCCCAAATCATCCGGGGGAACGCTCAGCTGTTGATGGAATCCGAAGCGAACGTTGACCCGGCCGACGAACGGCTCAATCGGATCTACCGAGAGGGAGAGGAGCTAGCGGACGTAATCGGGGAGGTGCGGGGATTACTCAATACCGTCGAAGGCGGACAAGCATTACAGCCGATTCGACTCACAGATGTCATCAACCACGAAGTCGAGAAGCTGAAATCCACCTATCCAGAGGTAACTGTCAAGACCACGATTCCGGACGAGATGTTCATCGAAGGTGACGACCTAGTTGGCCGCGTGGTGGGTAACCTCCTGCGGAACGCCGTGATGCACAACTCGGCCGATCGACCCCAGGTGCGTATCGACGGCGAAATCACGGACGAGGAAACGGTTGTCTCGATCAGCGATAACGGAGACGGAATCCCGGAACATCAATTCGATACGTTATTCGAACGACCGCAGGTCGGGACGCATGGACTCGGAATGTATCTCGTGAAAGCCCTCATGGACAGCTATGGCGGCACAGTCGAGTTGGTGACAACAGGGCGTGACGGGACGACGATCGAAGTTGCTTTCCCACCAGTTGAGTCCCCTGGCTCTCCTTGA
- a CDS encoding SOS response-associated peptidase: MAPGEDLAVVRNDEPEAIDQLEWGLLPHWAEDPQESSRPINARSETAAEKPMFRDAFEKRRCLVLSSGFYEWQEQIGASKQPYRICLEDGEPFAFAGLWEHWEQGGTTKNTVTILTTDANEQMAPIHDRMPVMLEPNEEETWLGADDEGELESVLDPYEGGDLRTDTISRAVNSPDNDTPEIIEPVDSGEQSGLDEFA, translated from the coding sequence ATCGCGCCAGGTGAGGACCTCGCGGTCGTCCGGAACGACGAACCCGAGGCTATCGACCAGCTGGAATGGGGGCTACTCCCGCACTGGGCCGAGGACCCGCAGGAGTCATCCCGACCGATCAACGCCCGCTCGGAGACGGCTGCGGAGAAACCGATGTTCCGCGATGCCTTCGAGAAGCGCCGCTGTCTCGTGCTGTCGAGTGGGTTCTACGAGTGGCAGGAACAGATTGGTGCGTCGAAACAGCCCTACCGTATCTGTCTCGAGGACGGCGAGCCGTTTGCCTTCGCCGGGCTCTGGGAACACTGGGAGCAAGGCGGGACCACGAAGAACACGGTGACGATCCTGACGACCGACGCCAACGAACAGATGGCACCCATCCACGACCGGATGCCGGTGATGTTGGAACCGAACGAAGAGGAGACGTGGCTCGGCGCCGATGACGAGGGCGAACTCGAATCCGTGCTCGACCCCTACGAGGGCGGCGACCTCCGAACGGACACGATATCCCGCGCAGTCAACAGCCCGGACAACGACACTCCGGAAATCATCGAACCGGTCGATAGCGGCGAGCAGTCAGGCCTCGATGAGTTTGCCTGA
- a CDS encoding DUF955 domain-containing protein, producing MATSSDASVSFEEADTRSEEMHSTIEAWIDDLVNAVDDAQSSEAFQEWLDVKSRFHDYSYRNTLLIKQQCPEATRVAGYRTWQEEFERHVIEGESAIWIWAPIIAKRCPECENSRSYHEESDCEYDETPPEEWSEGLVGFNPAPVFDVSQTDGEPLAELDTAAAGEAGDLVSWLTEAAEELGVAVRIVSEEEWPLGDAKGVCKPLRSSDADALVKVKDRSNRADLAGTLIHEYAHAQLHIGLDDEDERAKREVEAEAVAYVVGRYFDLDMSGSAFYLSTWESDDPNVVRERLGRISRSAQEIIERLEESTS from the coding sequence ATGGCTACGAGCAGCGATGCGTCGGTCTCGTTCGAGGAGGCCGACACACGGTCAGAGGAGATGCACAGTACAATCGAAGCATGGATCGACGACCTCGTCAACGCCGTCGACGACGCCCAGAGCAGTGAGGCTTTCCAGGAGTGGCTCGACGTCAAGAGCCGATTCCACGACTACTCCTACCGGAACACGCTGCTGATCAAACAGCAGTGTCCGGAGGCGACGCGGGTCGCTGGATACCGGACGTGGCAGGAAGAGTTCGAACGCCACGTGATAGAGGGCGAGTCGGCGATCTGGATCTGGGCGCCGATCATCGCCAAGCGCTGTCCCGAATGTGAGAACTCGCGAAGCTACCACGAGGAGAGTGACTGTGAGTACGACGAGACGCCACCGGAGGAGTGGTCGGAGGGGCTCGTCGGGTTCAATCCAGCTCCGGTATTCGACGTCTCCCAGACTGACGGCGAGCCGCTAGCTGAACTGGATACCGCAGCTGCTGGTGAGGCGGGCGACCTCGTCTCCTGGCTCACTGAAGCGGCTGAGGAACTCGGTGTGGCCGTTCGGATCGTCTCCGAAGAGGAATGGCCACTTGGAGACGCGAAGGGCGTCTGCAAGCCGTTACGGAGTAGTGATGCTGACGCGCTGGTCAAGGTTAAGGACCGCTCGAACCGGGCCGACCTCGCAGGGACCCTCATTCATGAGTACGCCCACGCACAGCTACATATCGGCCTGGACGACGAAGACGAACGGGCGAAGCGTGAAGTCGAAGCTGAAGCGGTCGCGTACGTCGTGGGTCGGTACTTCGATCTCGACATGAGCGGATCAGCGTTCTACCTCTCTACGTGGGAATCAGACGACCCAAACGTTGTTCGTGAACGCCTCGGTCGAATCAGTCGCAGTGCCCAGGAGATCATCGAGCGTCTCGAAGAGTCTACCTCGTAA
- a CDS encoding HalOD1 output domain-containing protein, translating into MPETEGAIPDRVVHRVAETQGRDPLELPVIDDAINPDALEKVINEMTAGEVSFAYAGQEVTITSDGEITLEESAVSTPLI; encoded by the coding sequence ATGCCAGAAACAGAGGGTGCCATCCCTGATCGAGTCGTTCATCGTGTTGCTGAAACGCAAGGACGAGATCCATTGGAGCTCCCGGTCATAGATGATGCTATCAATCCCGATGCATTAGAGAAAGTCATCAACGAGATGACGGCTGGAGAAGTCTCGTTCGCCTATGCAGGGCAGGAGGTCACGATCACCAGCGACGGCGAAATCACGCTCGAGGAATCCGCTGTCAGCACACCTCTCATCTGA
- a CDS encoding exodeoxyribonuclease VII small subunit, whose translation MAAEEDAALDIGARIDRLESIAEILEDGEVGLERAKELREEADDHLEALRAELDVGDGDIIEIDGDEIDLKDAE comes from the coding sequence ATGGCAGCCGAAGAGGACGCAGCCCTGGACATCGGAGCCCGGATCGACCGCCTGGAATCGATTGCCGAAATCCTCGAGGACGGCGAGGTCGGGCTCGAGCGGGCGAAGGAACTGCGAGAAGAGGCCGACGACCATCTCGAAGCACTCCGTGCAGAACTCGATGTCGGCGACGGCGACATCATCGAGATCGACGGCGACGAGATCGACCTCAAGGACGCCGAGTGA
- a CDS encoding HalOD1 output domain-containing protein, with product MGDSVLTRSKGADSLTTSLIMEIAEEEGVDPIELSPPLNTVIDLDGLKALFCDSKDGFVRVEFTYAGHLITIEGDEKVHIEVA from the coding sequence GTGGGTGATTCTGTGTTAACACGATCCAAAGGGGCAGACTCGCTGACAACCTCGCTGATCATGGAGATCGCAGAAGAGGAAGGTGTAGACCCGATCGAGCTATCTCCACCACTCAATACCGTCATCGATCTCGACGGGCTGAAGGCACTCTTCTGTGATTCAAAGGATGGCTTTGTCCGGGTAGAATTCACGTACGCTGGCCATCTCATCACGATAGAAGGTGATGAGAAGGTGCATATCGAGGTTGCATAA
- the xseA gene encoding exodeoxyribonuclease VII large subunit → MAGVDEDVGAVDSTAVPEEAWSVAELNAEIEAVLDASQERFPSYVVGEISDVNPYDFGTFFELSDIETEAKISCIAWSGALESFDHDLEEGTAAVVRARVDFYSDRGDTQLQVSDYWPLGESDRAKELAELRAELDDEGLLDEERKQPLPEYPSCIGVVTSLSGSAREDFTTAVDGRHPGVTVKLCGAIVQGDNAVPSLVGAVQRLETDSAVDVLVVTRGGGSDTDLWCFNEEPVVRAIADCSTPVVVAVGHEDDETLSEAVADARAMTPTDAGVATTPNKAEVQQRLAQLEVRVETAYQGVVDDALDAYDRRVESAFTAVQQAVAARYASLQRAADLESRIHQAYRTRVTRETETLASRIENAYRDLEADVKVQAGTAEARRLRIVVAVLLAVLLLGAALVVVFVL, encoded by the coding sequence ATGGCAGGGGTGGACGAAGACGTGGGAGCTGTCGATTCTACGGCGGTGCCGGAGGAGGCGTGGTCGGTCGCCGAACTCAACGCCGAGATCGAGGCCGTGTTAGACGCATCCCAGGAGCGGTTCCCGTCCTACGTCGTCGGAGAAATATCGGACGTCAATCCGTACGATTTCGGGACGTTCTTCGAACTCAGCGATATCGAGACGGAAGCGAAGATATCGTGTATCGCGTGGTCGGGGGCTCTGGAGAGTTTCGACCACGACCTTGAGGAAGGAACAGCAGCCGTCGTTCGTGCTCGGGTGGACTTCTACTCGGATCGCGGCGATACGCAGCTCCAGGTCAGTGACTACTGGCCGCTGGGTGAGAGCGACCGTGCGAAGGAACTCGCGGAGCTCCGAGCGGAACTGGACGATGAGGGGCTGCTCGACGAGGAACGCAAACAGCCGCTGCCCGAGTACCCCTCCTGCATCGGTGTCGTGACGTCACTGTCCGGCTCTGCACGAGAGGACTTCACCACTGCCGTCGATGGCCGCCATCCCGGTGTGACGGTCAAGCTCTGTGGGGCGATCGTCCAGGGTGACAACGCGGTCCCGTCGCTCGTCGGGGCGGTCCAGCGGCTGGAAACCGACTCAGCGGTCGACGTGCTCGTCGTCACCAGAGGCGGCGGCTCGGATACCGACCTGTGGTGCTTCAACGAGGAGCCGGTGGTCCGTGCGATCGCGGATTGTTCGACGCCGGTTGTCGTCGCAGTCGGTCACGAGGACGACGAGACGCTGTCGGAAGCCGTCGCGGACGCGCGGGCGATGACGCCGACCGATGCCGGTGTCGCGACGACACCGAACAAGGCCGAGGTACAGCAGCGACTCGCCCAGCTGGAGGTTCGCGTCGAAACCGCCTATCAGGGCGTGGTCGACGACGCACTCGATGCGTACGATCGTCGCGTCGAGTCGGCGTTCACCGCGGTACAGCAGGCGGTGGCGGCGCGGTATGCATCGCTCCAGCGGGCGGCCGACCTCGAGTCACGGATCCATCAGGCCTACCGGACGCGCGTTACACGGGAGACCGAGACGCTAGCGTCGCGGATCGAAAACGCCTACCGTGATCTGGAGGCCGACGTGAAGGTGCAGGCAGGGACGGCCGAGGCCCGACGCCTGCGGATCGTGGTCGCAGTCCTGCTCGCGGTCCTGTTGCTCGGTGCCGCACTCGTCGTTGTATTCGTCCTGTAG
- a CDS encoding HalOD1 output domain-containing protein, with amino-acid sequence MGSETRQEHSSTESVVVTILSEIAQREGDPPQELSPPLYDVIDPDVLETLFGNPSYNASRDTITLEFTYLNYRIAVRGPEDIEICAI; translated from the coding sequence ATGGGGTCAGAGACGCGCCAAGAACACAGTTCGACCGAGTCGGTCGTTGTTACCATCCTCTCCGAAATCGCACAGCGAGAGGGCGACCCACCGCAGGAACTCAGCCCCCCGTTGTACGACGTAATCGACCCCGACGTACTTGAAACACTGTTCGGGAACCCTAGCTACAATGCATCACGAGACACCATCACCCTCGAATTCACGTACCTCAATTACAGAATTGCTGTCAGGGGCCCGGAAGACATCGAAATTTGCGCCATCTGA
- a CDS encoding helix-turn-helix domain-containing protein: MKRVQITIYPQGLDNPSLYEHLTDASYISEVRTVNWNNETPPAGFLLWIRGDYQRLEDRLAAESGISDYEILPLSDDECHCFLEGAGTADARRLWSNFNRGSMMTVPPVEWNADGSSTFVLVGTEADIQAAIEGVPEDIPVDVERVGGTAVRPESVRGALSNRQRETLETAVSEGYYETPREATIEDIAAEMGCAHSTAAESLQRAESKIILSLFDS, encoded by the coding sequence ATGAAGCGTGTTCAGATCACCATCTATCCACAGGGCCTGGATAATCCGAGCCTGTACGAGCATCTCACCGATGCGTCATACATCTCCGAGGTCCGGACGGTGAACTGGAACAACGAGACGCCACCAGCGGGGTTTCTGCTCTGGATTCGGGGCGATTATCAGCGGTTAGAAGACCGGCTTGCGGCCGAGTCCGGCATCTCCGATTACGAGATTTTACCACTGTCCGACGACGAGTGCCATTGCTTTCTCGAGGGGGCCGGAACGGCCGATGCACGGCGGCTCTGGTCGAACTTCAACCGTGGAAGCATGATGACGGTTCCACCGGTCGAATGGAATGCCGATGGGAGTAGCACCTTCGTACTCGTCGGCACTGAGGCGGATATCCAAGCGGCTATCGAAGGTGTGCCTGAAGACATCCCGGTCGACGTAGAGCGAGTCGGCGGAACGGCAGTTCGGCCCGAGAGTGTTCGGGGGGCGTTATCGAACCGGCAGCGTGAAACGCTCGAGACAGCCGTTTCCGAGGGGTACTACGAGACGCCACGAGAAGCGACGATCGAAGACATCGCCGCTGAGATGGGGTGTGCCCACTCGACGGCCGCGGAAAGTCTGCAACGTGCGGAATCGAAGATTATACTATCACTCTTCGATTCGTGA
- a CDS encoding acyl-CoA dehydrogenase family protein: MDADLTEAQIALRDDVREFAQTTIKPQAIELDRNEEHPTAILNELGEKGYAGITLPEEYGGMGAGLVELTLVIEELSAALMPVASALALHLGVATIVERFGTDAQRDRYLPAMASFDTVGALGLSETHAGSNKLEMETTAERDGDDWILNGHKRWITNFSHADFVLTYAKTGPDADAPHNISAFLVPTDEFAVETVWDTLGAKTVKSPKANLDDVRVPDSQRVGEQGEAYVQRGMVNTGVNVPARGVGIARAALEETVEYTAQRQQSGNPIADFQGVRWQVAKMAERVDTARLLTRRAARTAEQGADSTREFSMAKIHATQAAVENANKALQLHGGIGYTTEKHIERHLRDARLLTIAGGPNEVHKDTLADAIYEDLVNH; the protein is encoded by the coding sequence ATGGACGCTGACCTCACAGAGGCCCAGATCGCCCTCCGCGATGACGTCCGCGAGTTCGCACAGACGACGATCAAACCCCAGGCGATCGAACTGGATCGCAATGAGGAACATCCGACGGCGATTCTCAACGAACTCGGTGAGAAAGGGTACGCAGGCATCACGCTTCCCGAGGAGTACGGCGGGATGGGAGCGGGACTGGTCGAACTCACGTTGGTTATCGAGGAACTCTCTGCCGCACTGATGCCAGTCGCAAGCGCGCTCGCGTTGCACCTCGGCGTCGCAACGATCGTCGAGCGGTTCGGCACTGATGCTCAGCGAGACCGATATCTCCCGGCGATGGCGTCGTTCGATACGGTTGGGGCCCTCGGCCTGAGCGAAACCCACGCCGGGAGCAACAAACTGGAGATGGAGACGACAGCGGAGCGGGATGGAGACGACTGGATACTGAATGGCCACAAACGCTGGATTACGAACTTCAGTCACGCGGACTTCGTGCTGACGTACGCGAAGACGGGGCCCGACGCCGATGCACCCCACAATATCAGTGCGTTCCTCGTCCCGACGGACGAGTTTGCAGTGGAGACTGTCTGGGACACCCTCGGTGCCAAGACGGTGAAATCACCGAAGGCGAACCTCGACGATGTCCGCGTCCCAGACAGTCAGCGCGTCGGCGAACAGGGCGAAGCGTACGTCCAACGCGGGATGGTCAATACAGGGGTGAACGTGCCCGCCCGCGGCGTCGGCATCGCTCGGGCTGCCCTCGAGGAAACTGTCGAATACACGGCCCAGCGGCAACAGTCCGGTAACCCGATCGCAGATTTCCAGGGCGTCAGATGGCAGGTCGCGAAGATGGCCGAACGCGTCGATACAGCCCGCTTGTTGACGCGTCGCGCAGCCAGAACCGCCGAACAGGGTGCAGATTCGACTCGGGAATTCAGTATGGCGAAGATTCATGCGACGCAGGCCGCCGTCGAGAATGCCAACAAGGCACTGCAGCTGCACGGGGGCATCGGCTATACGACGGAGAAACACATCGAACGGCATCTACGAGATGCCCGACTG